In the Acomys russatus chromosome 11, mAcoRus1.1, whole genome shotgun sequence genome, one interval contains:
- the LOC127195169 gene encoding triggering receptor expressed on myeloid cells 3-like, with translation MSQFLLCLGLLLCITGLRAGGEEEEQCLLEGKNLTVTCPYNIMKYPFNLKAWQRVRSTGSPETLVLTNTRNRDFNLAQAGRYFLEDYPTEAVVKVTMTGLQKQDVGLYQCVIYLSPDNGVVLHNRIRLVQCQGQSLMVIVLTCGFILNKGLVFSVLFVLLCKAGPKVSQPPKVSEVQRASEKQ, from the exons ATGTCTCAATTTCTGCTATGTCTGGGGCTGTTGCTCTGCATCACGG GGCTCCGAGCTGGAGGTGAGGAAGAAGAGCAGTGCCTTCTGGAAGGCAAGAACCTGACCGTGACTTGTCCTTACAACATTATGAAATACCCATTCAACCTGAAGGCCTGGCAGCGGGTCAGAAGCACGGGCTCTCCGGAGACCCTGGTGCTCACAAACACCAGAAATAGAGACTTCAATCTGGCCCAGGCTGGGAGGTACTTCCTGGAGGATTATCCCACTGAAGCTGTTGTCAAGGTTACGATGACTGGACTGCAGAAGCAGGACGTGGGGCTCTACCAGTGTGTGATCTACCTCTCTCCTGACAATGGTGTGGTCCTGCACAATCGGATTCGGCTGGTACAGTGCCAAG GCCAGTCGTTGATGGTGATCGTTCTGACATGTGGCTTCATCCTGAACAAGGGCCTGGTGTTCTCTGTCCTGTTTGTCcttctctgcaaggctgggcctAAG GTATCACAACCTCCCAAGGTGTCTGAAGTACAGAGAGCCTCTGAGAAACAGTAG